Proteins encoded together in one Kitasatospora albolonga window:
- a CDS encoding alanine racemase — protein sequence MTARAADRTRYNRATAHLDAPIAIVDLEAFDDNADDLVARAGGKPVRVASKSVRCRALLERVLARPGFAGIMSYTLAESLWLARAGFEDVLLAYPSADRSAFAELAADPKLAAAVTVMVDDHSQLELIDASRAGGQEEIRVCLELDTSLRLLGGRIRIGALRSPLRSPAQLAELARSVARRPGFRLVGLMAYEGHVAGVGDAVAGRPLRSRAIRLMQATARKELAVRRAEVVRAVRAVAPDLEFVNGGGTGSVQHTAAEAAVTEIAAGSGLYVPRLFDNYTSFTARPAALFAQPVVRRPGVGVVTVLGGGYPASGAAGADRSPVPYLPEGLRYDPQEGAGEVQTPLLGSPADDLLIGDKVWFRHAKAGELCERFDALRLIEGDRVTATVPTYRGEGKTFL from the coding sequence ATGACTGCCCGCGCCGCTGACCGGACCCGCTACAACCGGGCCACCGCCCATCTCGACGCCCCGATCGCCATCGTCGATCTGGAGGCGTTCGACGACAACGCCGACGATCTGGTGGCCCGGGCGGGCGGGAAGCCCGTCCGGGTGGCGAGCAAGTCCGTGCGGTGCCGGGCCCTGTTGGAGCGGGTGCTCGCGCGGCCCGGGTTCGCCGGGATCATGTCGTACACGCTGGCGGAGTCGTTGTGGCTGGCGCGCGCCGGGTTCGAGGACGTGCTGCTGGCGTATCCGTCCGCCGACCGGAGCGCCTTCGCCGAGCTGGCGGCCGATCCGAAGCTGGCCGCCGCCGTGACGGTGATGGTGGACGACCACTCCCAGCTGGAGCTGATCGACGCCTCCCGGGCCGGTGGGCAGGAGGAGATCCGGGTCTGCCTGGAGCTGGACACCTCGCTGCGGCTGCTGGGCGGCCGGATCAGGATCGGGGCGCTCCGTTCGCCCCTGCGCTCCCCCGCCCAACTCGCCGAGCTGGCCCGCTCGGTGGCCCGCAGGCCGGGGTTCCGGCTGGTGGGGCTGATGGCGTACGAGGGGCATGTCGCCGGGGTCGGTGACGCGGTCGCCGGACGGCCGCTGCGGTCCCGGGCGATCCGGCTGATGCAGGCCACCGCCCGCAAGGAGCTGGCCGTCCGGCGCGCCGAGGTGGTGCGGGCCGTGCGGGCGGTCGCGCCCGACCTGGAGTTCGTCAACGGCGGCGGCACCGGCAGTGTGCAGCACACGGCGGCCGAGGCCGCGGTGACGGAGATCGCGGCCGGTTCGGGGCTGTACGTGCCGCGCCTCTTCGACAACTACACCTCGTTCACCGCCCGCCCGGCGGCCCTGTTCGCGCAGCCCGTGGTGCGGCGGCCCGGCGTGGGCGTGGTGACGGTGCTCGGTGGCGGGTACCCGGCCTCGGGGGCCGCCGGGGCGGACCGATCCCCGGTTCCGTACCTCCCCGAAGGGCTGCGCTACGACCCGCAGGAGGGCGCGGGCGAGGTCCAGACGCCGCTGCTGGGCTCCCCCGCCGACGATCTGCTGATCGGTGACAAGGTCTGGTTCCGGCACGCCAAGGCCGGTGAGCTGTGCGAGCGGTTCGACGCGCTGCGGCTGATCGAGGGCGACCGGGTCACGGCGACCGTTCCGACGTACCGGGGTGAGGGGAAGACCTTCCTCTGA